One Cellulomonas sp. Y8 DNA segment encodes these proteins:
- a CDS encoding type II toxin-antitoxin system Phd/YefM family antitoxin — MHTITREATAREFRTHLASMVNEVAFGHGRVGLWRYGELVAVLIGVDDFRLLRRLEDDPGAREVETLDEWAARIRASPDTGTDQPPIGTSVPAEYPQGV, encoded by the coding sequence ATGCACACGATCACGAGAGAAGCGACGGCGCGGGAGTTCCGGACCCACCTCGCGTCCATGGTGAACGAGGTGGCGTTCGGGCACGGGCGCGTGGGGCTGTGGCGCTACGGCGAGCTCGTCGCGGTCCTCATCGGCGTCGACGACTTCCGGCTGCTCCGCCGGCTCGAGGACGACCCCGGCGCACGCGAGGTCGAGACGCTCGACGAGTGGGCCGCGCGCATCCGGGCGTCCCCCGACACCGGCACCGACCAGCCGCCCATCGGGACCTCGGTCCCCGCGGAATACCCCCAGGGGGTATAG
- a CDS encoding metal-sensitive transcriptional regulator has protein sequence MHGYSGDKDDYLKRLKRIEGQVRGIARMVDEDVYCIDVLTQVAAVTKALQAVSIGLVEDHLGHCVVDAARQSEEAGAEKVREASEAIARLVRS, from the coding sequence ATGCACGGGTACAGCGGCGACAAGGACGACTACCTCAAGCGCCTCAAGCGCATCGAGGGGCAGGTCCGCGGCATCGCGCGCATGGTCGACGAGGACGTCTACTGCATCGACGTCCTGACCCAGGTCGCCGCCGTGACCAAGGCGCTGCAGGCCGTCAGCATCGGCCTCGTCGAGGACCACCTGGGCCACTGCGTCGTCGACGCGGCCCGGCAGTCCGAGGAGGCCGGCGCCGAGAAGGTCCGCGAGGCCTCCGAGGCCATCGCCCGGCTCGTCCGCTCCTGA
- a CDS encoding heavy-metal-associated domain-containing protein, with protein sequence MSQTTSFAVDGMTCGNCVRHVTEELTALPGVTDVQVDLVAGGSSPVIVTSDAPLTDEAIAAAVDEAGYAVTPRKSLL encoded by the coding sequence ATGAGCCAGACCACCAGCTTCGCCGTCGACGGCATGACCTGCGGCAACTGCGTCCGCCACGTCACCGAGGAGCTCACCGCGCTGCCCGGCGTGACCGACGTGCAGGTCGACCTGGTCGCAGGCGGGTCGTCGCCCGTCATCGTCACCTCGGACGCACCGCTCACCGACGAGGCGATCGCCGCCGCCGTCGACGAGGCCGGCTACGCCGTCACCCCGCGGAAGTCGCTGCTGTGA
- a CDS encoding cation-translocating P-type ATPase, whose translation MTCASCVARVEKRLNRVPGARATVNLALESAHVEVSAAEDGSTPDVDALVAAVRAAGYDATVTGSRDLTAPAATATATATATATDERAEHGAAARHDAEHAGHDMAGMDPTEHALSGHSMPPGHDMDPDEDTSAPTDARGTDLRRRLRVAAVLTVPVLLLSMVPAWQFTGWQWLVTVLALPVATWAAWPFHRAAVRAARHGASTMDTLVSIGIVAATGWSLWALLLGGAGELGMTMTPTLWPAADDGMGTHMPELYFEVAAVVTTFLLAGRYAEHRSRRRAGDALRSLLDLGAKDVALLVTGPDGRRTEQRVPVDRLGVGDEFAVRPGEKVATDGVVVSGTSAVDTSLLTGEPVPVDVGPGDDVTGATINTGGHLVVRATRVGEDTRLAQIGRLVAAAQTGKAPVQRLADRISAVFVPIVLVLAVGTLAVWLLSGASAQTAFTAAVAVLIIACPCALGLATPTALLVGTGRGAQLGVLIKGPEILEQTRAVDTVVLDKTGTVTEGRMALVAVLTPGDGDADPGADGPARDDAQREVLRYAGAVEALAEHPIARAVAEAATGLAPEASGIGGDGVGIGTDEVHEFRAEAGRGVSGVVRAAHAGVGLARRVLVGRPAWLAEQGVPADGDLGARFAAAEADGATAVLVAWDGAARGVLVLRDPVKEGSRQAVEDLRALGLRPVLLTGDNAGAARAVARSVGIAEADVVAEVLPADKVDVVRRLQGEGRRVAMVGDGVNDAAALATADLGLAMGTGTDVAIEAADVTLVRGDLRSAPQAVRLARRTLRVIQQNLFWAFAYNVAAIPLAALGLLNPMIAGAAMAFSSVLVVANSLRLRRFA comes from the coding sequence ATGACCTGCGCGTCCTGCGTCGCGCGCGTCGAGAAGCGGCTCAACCGCGTCCCCGGCGCCCGGGCGACCGTGAACCTCGCGCTCGAGAGCGCGCACGTCGAGGTGTCCGCCGCCGAGGACGGCAGCACGCCGGACGTCGACGCGCTGGTCGCCGCCGTGCGCGCCGCCGGGTACGACGCGACGGTGACCGGGAGCCGCGACCTGACCGCACCCGCGGCGACGGCGACGGCGACGGCGACGGCGACGGCGACGGACGAGCGTGCCGAGCACGGCGCGGCCGCGCGCCACGACGCGGAGCACGCCGGGCACGACATGGCCGGCATGGACCCCACCGAGCACGCCCTGTCCGGCCACAGCATGCCCCCGGGGCACGACATGGACCCCGACGAGGACACCTCCGCCCCGACGGACGCGCGCGGCACCGACCTGCGCCGCCGGCTCCGGGTCGCGGCCGTCCTCACGGTCCCCGTGCTGCTGCTGTCGATGGTGCCCGCGTGGCAGTTCACCGGCTGGCAGTGGCTGGTCACCGTGCTCGCGCTCCCGGTCGCGACGTGGGCGGCCTGGCCGTTCCACCGCGCCGCGGTCCGGGCGGCCCGGCACGGCGCGTCGACGATGGACACCCTGGTGTCGATCGGCATCGTCGCGGCCACCGGCTGGTCGCTCTGGGCGCTGCTGCTCGGCGGCGCGGGCGAGCTCGGCATGACCATGACCCCGACGCTCTGGCCCGCCGCCGACGACGGCATGGGCACGCACATGCCCGAGCTGTACTTCGAGGTCGCGGCCGTCGTCACGACGTTCCTGCTGGCCGGCCGGTACGCCGAGCACCGCTCGCGCCGCCGGGCCGGGGACGCCCTGCGCTCGCTGCTCGACCTCGGCGCCAAGGACGTGGCGCTCCTCGTGACCGGCCCCGACGGCCGGCGCACCGAGCAGCGCGTCCCCGTGGACCGGCTCGGCGTGGGCGACGAGTTCGCCGTCCGCCCGGGCGAGAAGGTCGCCACGGACGGCGTGGTCGTCTCCGGCACCAGTGCCGTCGACACCAGCCTGCTGACCGGCGAGCCCGTGCCCGTCGACGTCGGCCCCGGCGACGACGTGACCGGCGCGACCATCAACACGGGCGGCCACCTGGTCGTCCGGGCGACGCGCGTCGGCGAGGACACCCGGCTGGCCCAGATCGGCCGGCTCGTCGCCGCCGCGCAGACCGGCAAGGCGCCGGTGCAGCGGCTGGCGGACCGGATCTCGGCGGTGTTCGTGCCGATCGTCCTGGTGCTCGCGGTCGGCACCCTGGCCGTGTGGCTGCTGTCGGGCGCGTCCGCGCAGACGGCGTTCACGGCCGCGGTCGCCGTGCTGATCATCGCCTGCCCGTGCGCCCTCGGGCTCGCCACGCCGACGGCCCTGCTCGTCGGGACCGGCCGCGGGGCGCAGCTCGGCGTGCTCATCAAGGGCCCGGAGATCCTCGAGCAGACCCGCGCGGTCGACACCGTCGTGCTGGACAAGACCGGCACCGTGACGGAGGGCCGCATGGCGCTGGTCGCCGTGCTCACCCCCGGCGACGGGGACGCGGACCCGGGGGCCGACGGCCCCGCCCGGGACGACGCGCAGCGGGAGGTGCTCCGGTACGCCGGGGCCGTCGAGGCGCTCGCCGAGCACCCCATCGCCCGCGCGGTCGCCGAGGCCGCCACCGGGCTCGCCCCGGAGGCCTCGGGCATCGGCGGCGACGGCGTCGGGATCGGCACCGACGAGGTGCACGAGTTCCGGGCCGAGGCCGGACGCGGCGTCAGCGGCGTGGTCCGCGCGGCGCACGCCGGCGTCGGGCTGGCGCGGCGGGTCCTGGTCGGCAGGCCGGCGTGGCTGGCCGAGCAGGGCGTCCCCGCCGACGGCGACCTGGGCGCGCGGTTCGCCGCCGCCGAGGCCGACGGCGCGACCGCCGTGCTGGTCGCGTGGGACGGCGCCGCCCGCGGCGTGCTCGTGCTGCGGGACCCCGTCAAGGAGGGCTCGCGGCAGGCGGTCGAGGACCTGCGCGCTCTCGGGCTCCGGCCGGTGCTGCTCACGGGCGACAACGCGGGCGCGGCCCGCGCGGTGGCCCGGTCGGTCGGGATCGCCGAGGCGGACGTGGTGGCCGAGGTGCTGCCCGCCGACAAGGTGGACGTGGTCCGGCGCCTCCAGGGCGAGGGCCGGCGGGTCGCGATGGTCGGCGACGGCGTGAACGACGCCGCGGCGCTCGCCACCGCGGACCTGGGGCTCGCGATGGGCACCGGGACCGACGTGGCCATCGAGGCCGCCGACGTGACCCTCGTGCGCGGCGACCTCCGGTCCGCCCCGCAGGCGGTCCGGCTCGCGCGCCGCACGCTCCGGGTCATCCAGCAGAACCTGTTCTGGGCGTTCGCGTACAACGTCGCGGCGATCCCGCTCGCGGCGCTCGGCCTGCTCAACCCGATGATCGCGGGCGCCGCCATGGCGTTCTCGTCGGTGCTGGTGGTCGCGAACTCGCTCCGGCTGCGCCGGTTCGCCTGA
- a CDS encoding copper homeostasis protein CutC: MSVSRPVLEIAVQDLAGYRVAADAGAARVEVCAALSATGGLTPGAGLLAALVAEREARAAGGAAPTGVHVLVRPRPGSFVYDADELDVQVREVRAAVDLGVDGVVVGTLTADGRVDEPALAALVAAADGREVTFHRAVDSVADPLAVLDALAAAGVTRVLSSGGEARSIDGVRRLAAMVEHTAGAVQVMAGGGVRPVDVGVLVAAGVDAVHLSASRAVAGDGGPGGGGSAGGWTVTDPDLVAQAAAALARA; the protein is encoded by the coding sequence GTGAGCGTGTCCCGACCCGTCCTCGAGATCGCCGTCCAGGACCTGGCCGGCTACCGCGTGGCCGCCGACGCCGGGGCCGCGCGCGTCGAGGTGTGCGCCGCGCTCTCCGCGACCGGCGGGCTGACCCCGGGCGCCGGCCTGCTCGCGGCGCTGGTCGCCGAGCGCGAGGCCCGCGCCGCCGGCGGTGCCGCACCGACCGGCGTGCACGTGCTGGTCCGGCCACGGCCGGGGTCGTTCGTCTACGACGCCGACGAGCTCGACGTCCAGGTGCGCGAGGTCCGCGCGGCGGTCGACCTCGGCGTCGACGGCGTGGTGGTCGGCACCCTGACGGCTGACGGCCGGGTCGACGAGCCCGCGCTCGCCGCGCTGGTCGCAGCCGCGGACGGCCGCGAGGTCACGTTCCACCGGGCCGTCGACTCCGTGGCGGACCCGCTCGCCGTCCTGGACGCCCTCGCCGCCGCGGGCGTGACCCGGGTGCTCTCCTCGGGCGGCGAGGCCCGCAGCATCGACGGCGTCCGGCGCCTCGCCGCGATGGTCGAGCACACCGCGGGCGCCGTGCAGGTCATGGCCGGGGGCGGCGTGCGACCCGTCGACGTCGGCGTGCTCGTCGCGGCCGGCGTGGACGCCGTGCACCTGTCCGCGAGCCGCGCGGTGGCCGGCGACGGCGGACCGGGCGGCGGGGGCTCCGCGGGTGGGTGGACGGTCACGGACCCGGACCTCGTGGCCCAGGCGGCCGCGGCGCTGGCGCGCGCCTGA
- a CDS encoding ABC transporter permease translates to MTADVPAAAAAPASTGTRSWLSLALLHTRFQLLESVRVPIAVIGNLLFPSLALLFFVVPQRAVADDPLASVAAVAQLGTFAVMSACLFTLGAGVSEDRQLAFDPYVRTLPAGAGPRLAGRIVNAIVFCLGAQVPVILIAVLLTSASVTPARGLGGLAMVPVVAVPFTLLGLAIGYALSAKAAIAVVQAVLFPLAFAGGLFLPPEAFPSWLDALSQALPSRATRDLVVEVTTGIEGSPWALPVLLAWTAAFAALAVLAYRRDEGRRFR, encoded by the coding sequence ATGACCGCCGACGTGCCCGCCGCTGCCGCCGCCCCCGCGTCCACCGGGACCCGGTCCTGGCTCTCGCTCGCGCTGCTGCACACCCGGTTCCAGCTGCTGGAGTCCGTGCGCGTGCCGATCGCCGTCATCGGCAACCTGCTGTTCCCGTCGCTCGCGCTGCTGTTCTTCGTGGTGCCGCAGCGCGCCGTCGCCGACGACCCGCTCGCCTCGGTCGCCGCCGTCGCGCAGCTCGGGACGTTCGCCGTGATGTCGGCGTGCCTGTTCACCCTGGGTGCGGGGGTGTCGGAGGACCGGCAGCTGGCGTTCGACCCGTACGTCCGCACGCTGCCCGCGGGCGCCGGTCCGCGCCTGGCCGGGCGGATCGTGAACGCGATCGTGTTCTGCCTCGGCGCGCAGGTGCCGGTGATCCTGATCGCGGTCCTGCTGACCTCGGCGTCGGTGACCCCGGCGCGCGGGCTCGGCGGGCTCGCGATGGTGCCGGTCGTCGCGGTGCCGTTCACCCTGCTCGGCCTCGCGATCGGCTACGCGCTGTCGGCGAAGGCGGCGATCGCGGTCGTGCAGGCGGTGCTGTTCCCGCTCGCGTTCGCCGGCGGGCTGTTCCTGCCGCCGGAGGCGTTCCCGTCCTGGCTCGACGCGCTGTCCCAGGCCCTGCCGTCCCGCGCCACCCGCGACCTGGTCGTCGAGGTGACGACCGGGATCGAGGGCTCGCCCTGGGCGCTGCCGGTGCTGCTGGCGTGGACGGCGGCGTTCGCCGCCCTGGCGGTCCTGGCGTACCGGCGCGACGAGGGCCGCAGGTTCCGCTGA
- a CDS encoding ABC transporter ATP-binding protein: MTGALVELDGVTRRYGDVVALDDVSLAVGAGEMVGLLGPNGAGKSTLLSLVSGLRRPDAGTVRLAGRDPRDPAARAGLGTTPQETGLPSTLRVGEVVDLVAGHYADPMPRGEVLERFGLTDLARRQTGGLSGGQRRRLAVALSLVGRPRVVLLDEPTTGLDVEARHVLWDALRDYQSGGATVIVTSHYLEEIEALARRVVVVGGGRVLADDDLPTILAMAAARRVLVEVPEAEEPRLRALAGVLDVRREGRRTVLLAGDADAVVRALVREDVPFRDLEVRGASLEEAFLALTSSASSAASSPTTSGTTDRETR; this comes from the coding sequence GTGACCGGCGCCCTCGTCGAGCTGGACGGCGTCACCCGCCGGTACGGCGACGTGGTCGCGCTGGACGACGTGTCGCTGGCCGTCGGCGCCGGGGAGATGGTCGGGCTCCTGGGCCCGAACGGCGCCGGGAAGTCGACGCTGCTGTCCCTGGTCAGCGGCCTGCGCCGGCCCGACGCCGGCACGGTTCGGCTGGCCGGCCGCGACCCCCGCGACCCGGCCGCGCGCGCCGGGCTCGGCACCACGCCGCAGGAGACCGGGCTGCCGTCGACGTTGCGGGTCGGCGAGGTCGTGGACCTCGTGGCCGGGCACTACGCCGACCCGATGCCGCGCGGGGAGGTGCTGGAGCGGTTCGGGCTCACCGACCTCGCGCGCCGGCAGACCGGTGGGCTGTCCGGCGGGCAGCGGCGCCGGCTGGCCGTCGCGCTCTCCCTCGTCGGTCGCCCGCGGGTCGTGCTGCTCGACGAGCCGACCACCGGGCTCGACGTCGAGGCACGCCACGTGCTGTGGGACGCGCTGCGCGACTACCAGTCCGGCGGGGCGACCGTGATCGTCACCAGCCACTACCTCGAGGAGATCGAGGCGCTCGCCCGCCGGGTGGTCGTGGTCGGCGGCGGCCGGGTGCTCGCCGACGACGACCTGCCGACGATCCTCGCGATGGCGGCCGCGCGGCGGGTCCTCGTCGAGGTGCCCGAGGCCGAGGAGCCGCGGTTGCGCGCGCTGGCCGGGGTGCTCGACGTCCGGCGCGAGGGCCGGCGCACCGTGCTGCTCGCCGGCGACGCCGACGCCGTCGTGCGGGCGCTGGTCCGCGAGGACGTGCCGTTCCGCGACCTCGAGGTCCGGGGCGCGTCGCTCGAGGAGGCGTTCCTCGCGCTCACCTCGTCTGCGTCGTCGGCCGCCTCGTCGCCCACCACGTCCGGCACCACCGACCGGGAGACCCGATGA
- a CDS encoding transcriptional regulator yields the protein MTDADLDPVIHAQSRLRVVATLAALAPGDRLAFPRLQQLLEMTAGNLSTHLRKLEEAEYVTVEKTFEGRTPATYVELSPEGRAAFARYTRALTDLLGGAR from the coding sequence GTGACGGACGCCGACCTCGACCCGGTGATCCACGCGCAGTCCCGGCTGCGCGTCGTCGCCACCCTCGCGGCCCTCGCCCCCGGCGACCGGCTCGCGTTCCCCCGGCTGCAGCAGCTCCTCGAGATGACGGCCGGCAACCTGTCCACGCACCTGCGCAAGCTGGAGGAGGCGGAGTACGTGACCGTCGAGAAGACCTTCGAGGGCCGCACGCCGGCCACGTACGTCGAGCTGTCGCCGGAGGGCCGGGCCGCGTTCGCCCGGTACACCCGCGCGCTCACCGACCTGCTCGGCGGTGCCCGGTGA
- a CDS encoding CPBP family intramembrane glutamic endopeptidase, whose translation MTAEIWIVLGLSLGQSAVYAVVNIAARLTAGTPLASQSTTLNASRSPRPYLDLTYQLLSIGFALVPVALALYLLSANGRSAARRIGLDGSRPGRDLGVGFGLAALIGLPGLALYVLGRAVGITVEVQAAALNAAWWTVPVLILSALQNALLEEVIVVGYLMERLRELRWRTPAILVTSAVLRGSYHLYQGIGPFLGNVVMGLVFAEYYRRRRRTMPLVVAHTVLDVVAFVGYALLPAAWREALGIR comes from the coding sequence CTGACGGCCGAGATCTGGATCGTCCTCGGCCTGTCCCTCGGCCAGTCGGCCGTGTACGCGGTGGTCAACATCGCCGCGCGCCTCACGGCGGGCACCCCGCTGGCGTCGCAGAGCACCACGCTCAACGCCAGCCGCTCCCCGCGCCCCTACCTCGACCTGACGTACCAGCTGCTGTCGATCGGGTTCGCGCTGGTGCCGGTCGCCCTGGCGCTGTACCTGCTGTCCGCGAACGGGCGGAGCGCCGCGCGCCGGATCGGCCTGGACGGGTCGCGCCCCGGCCGGGACCTGGGCGTCGGGTTCGGGCTCGCGGCCCTGATCGGCCTGCCGGGCCTCGCGCTGTACGTGCTGGGCCGGGCGGTCGGCATCACGGTCGAGGTGCAGGCCGCCGCGCTGAACGCCGCGTGGTGGACCGTGCCGGTGCTGATCCTCTCCGCGCTGCAGAACGCCCTGCTCGAGGAGGTGATCGTCGTCGGCTACCTGATGGAGCGGCTGCGCGAGCTGCGCTGGCGGACCCCCGCGATCCTCGTGACCTCGGCGGTGCTGCGGGGGTCGTACCACCTGTACCAGGGCATCGGCCCGTTCCTCGGCAACGTCGTCATGGGCCTGGTGTTCGCCGAGTACTACCGGCGCAGACGGCGCACCATGCCGCTCGTGGTGGCCCACACGGTGCTCGACGTCGTGGCGTTCGTGGGCTACGCGCTGCTCCCGGCGGCGTGGCGCGAGGCGCTCGGGATCCGCTGA
- a CDS encoding HdeD family acid-resistance protein yields MAQDVEGRVAAVLRSVWWLPVLRGVLMIVLGLLLLVEPLGTLVALVWVFGVFAVVDGAVVLMQALLARGRPGFGWLVAEGLVSIGFGALIMLWPDVTALVLFYLLALWVLVLGVTAVIVAVTQYRARDLAWSGTLVFGLIGFLFGLLLAIKPQGTVDVILTVYGLFAFVAGVVMLVSGFATRSLSRQLAAGGRAPTGSTPV; encoded by the coding sequence GTGGCTCAGGACGTGGAGGGCCGGGTCGCGGCGGTGCTGCGGTCGGTCTGGTGGCTGCCGGTGCTCCGGGGCGTGCTGATGATCGTGCTGGGCCTGCTGCTGCTGGTCGAGCCGCTCGGCACCCTCGTCGCGCTGGTCTGGGTGTTCGGCGTGTTCGCCGTCGTCGACGGGGCTGTCGTGCTGATGCAGGCGCTGCTCGCGCGCGGCCGGCCCGGGTTCGGCTGGCTGGTCGCCGAGGGCCTGGTCAGCATCGGGTTCGGCGCGCTCATCATGCTGTGGCCGGACGTGACCGCGCTCGTGCTGTTCTACCTGCTGGCGCTCTGGGTGCTGGTGCTCGGGGTGACCGCCGTGATCGTCGCGGTGACCCAGTACCGGGCGCGGGACCTGGCCTGGTCCGGGACCCTGGTGTTCGGGCTGATCGGGTTCCTGTTCGGCCTGCTGCTGGCGATCAAGCCGCAGGGCACCGTGGACGTGATCCTCACCGTGTACGGGCTGTTCGCGTTCGTCGCCGGCGTGGTGATGCTGGTGTCGGGGTTCGCGACCCGGTCGCTGAGCCGGCAGCTGGCCGCGGGCGGACGGGCGCCCACGGGGTCGACGCCCGTCTGA
- a CDS encoding lysylphosphatidylglycerol synthase transmembrane domain-containing protein, which yields MPDASTSAPAAPGRPDGPAAGARTQVPLDGLGRPQVLDTPAVRVHHPSDLLGVVLSLVGAVAVMALATYAHNTTSGVAEDVQGFASLLRQILVVPVTLLETVVTYLVPIAVLAELAVRRLGRQMVEASIAAIVAVLAAAGVAWLVQHLGSDQLVAGLSVRLNGQLTLSIPEYLALIAGLLTATGPRSRRRTVSWSWNLVWVAVGVMVITAGASLPGVAVALLLGRASGLAVRYVSGVRSERAYGASLLAGVRRAGWQPRVLVRVPDEDDDAADDADHRPAALQATPGTPAVAPSAGARAAVRYAEHRAYEMVTEDGQELDVLVLDGDRQVIGFLSRLWRSLRLRGLDGRSVVSLRQAAERAALLSYTATAAGVRNPALRGIAEADSSMLLVQDPVPAATSLADLDPEVITDDVLRAIWGQLGTAHEAGLAHRALTSDVILVADGPDDPTVWLVGWDQGDVASSELAQRMDRTQMVALLALRVGPARALESAVAVLPEGDIAAIGPLLQTITLPRRTREELRVHKEVLAELRSALVARLPEADVEPVQLVRFGARAVLTILLTTAAVIILLTSINLQTILDALSTTDWRLSVLAFLLGMATLFGAALSLVAFSPVKLSLWRASVAQSASTFVALAAPAGIGPAAINLRLLTRRGTSTSLATATVALVQVSHFVVTLPMLLVLSVASGTNQLERFTVSPTVVVVIGVLAALIGAALLVPKVRQWVAAKTLPTVQQTWPRLIEVVGQPFRLAVGLAGNLITTFGYILAFEVCLLAFNQHLSLVQVAIVYLAGNTAGSIAPTPGGIGTTEIALAGALTVIGVNPGVATSVAVLFRVLTYWLRIPVGWASMRYMQRVGEL from the coding sequence ATGCCCGACGCCTCGACCAGCGCGCCGGCGGCGCCCGGTCGACCCGACGGGCCCGCCGCGGGCGCGCGCACGCAGGTGCCGCTCGACGGGCTGGGCCGCCCGCAGGTGCTCGACACCCCCGCGGTCCGGGTGCACCACCCGAGCGACCTGCTGGGCGTGGTGCTCAGCCTCGTCGGCGCCGTCGCGGTCATGGCGCTCGCGACGTACGCGCACAACACGACGTCCGGCGTCGCGGAGGACGTGCAGGGCTTCGCGTCGCTGCTCCGGCAGATCCTCGTCGTGCCGGTCACCCTGCTCGAGACCGTCGTCACCTACCTCGTGCCGATCGCCGTCCTGGCGGAGCTCGCGGTGCGCCGGCTCGGGCGGCAGATGGTCGAGGCCTCGATCGCCGCGATCGTCGCGGTGCTCGCGGCGGCGGGCGTCGCGTGGCTGGTCCAGCACCTCGGCTCGGACCAGCTGGTCGCCGGGCTCTCCGTCCGGCTCAACGGGCAGCTGACGCTGTCCATCCCCGAGTACCTCGCGCTCATCGCCGGCCTGCTGACGGCGACCGGCCCGCGCAGCCGCCGCCGGACCGTCTCGTGGTCGTGGAACCTGGTCTGGGTCGCGGTCGGCGTCATGGTCATCACCGCGGGTGCCTCGCTGCCCGGCGTGGCGGTCGCGCTGCTGCTCGGCCGCGCCTCCGGCCTCGCCGTCCGGTACGTCTCGGGCGTCCGCTCGGAGCGCGCCTACGGCGCGAGCCTCCTGGCGGGCGTGCGGCGTGCGGGCTGGCAGCCGCGGGTCCTCGTGCGGGTGCCCGACGAGGACGACGACGCGGCGGACGACGCCGACCACCGCCCCGCCGCGCTGCAGGCCACCCCGGGGACCCCCGCCGTCGCGCCCAGCGCCGGCGCGCGGGCCGCGGTCCGGTACGCCGAGCACCGCGCGTACGAGATGGTCACCGAGGACGGCCAGGAGCTCGACGTGCTCGTGCTCGACGGCGACCGCCAGGTGATCGGCTTCCTCAGCCGGCTGTGGCGGTCGCTCCGCCTGCGCGGCCTGGACGGCCGGTCGGTCGTGTCGCTGCGGCAGGCCGCCGAGCGCGCCGCGCTGCTGTCGTACACCGCGACCGCGGCCGGCGTCCGCAACCCCGCGCTGCGCGGCATCGCCGAGGCCGACTCGTCGATGCTGCTGGTGCAGGACCCCGTCCCGGCCGCCACCTCGCTCGCGGACCTCGACCCCGAGGTCATCACCGACGACGTGCTCCGCGCGATCTGGGGCCAGCTCGGCACCGCCCACGAGGCGGGGCTGGCGCACCGCGCGCTGACCAGCGACGTGATCCTGGTGGCAGACGGCCCGGACGACCCGACCGTGTGGCTCGTCGGCTGGGACCAGGGCGACGTCGCCTCGTCCGAGCTCGCGCAGCGCATGGACCGGACCCAGATGGTCGCGCTCCTCGCGCTCCGCGTGGGGCCCGCCCGCGCCCTGGAGTCCGCCGTGGCGGTGCTGCCCGAGGGCGACATCGCGGCGATCGGCCCGCTGCTGCAGACCATCACGCTCCCCCGCCGCACGCGCGAGGAGCTGCGCGTGCACAAGGAGGTGCTCGCCGAGCTCCGGTCCGCCCTGGTGGCGCGGCTGCCCGAGGCCGACGTCGAGCCCGTGCAGCTGGTCCGGTTCGGCGCGCGCGCCGTGCTGACGATCCTGCTGACGACGGCCGCCGTCATCATCCTGCTGACGTCGATCAACCTGCAGACGATCCTCGACGCGCTCTCGACGACCGACTGGCGGCTGAGCGTTCTCGCGTTCCTGCTCGGCATGGCGACGTTGTTCGGGGCGGCGCTGTCGCTAGTGGCGTTCTCCCCCGTCAAGCTGTCGCTGTGGCGCGCCTCGGTCGCGCAGTCGGCGTCGACGTTCGTGGCGCTCGCCGCGCCCGCGGGCATCGGCCCGGCCGCGATCAACCTGCGGCTGCTGACCCGCCGCGGCACCTCGACCTCGCTGGCGACGGCGACCGTGGCGCTCGTCCAGGTGTCCCACTTCGTCGTGACGCTGCCGATGCTGCTGGTGCTGTCGGTCGCGTCCGGCACGAACCAGCTCGAGCGGTTCACGGTGTCCCCGACGGTGGTCGTCGTGATCGGCGTGCTCGCGGCGCTGATCGGCGCCGCGCTCCTGGTGCCGAAGGTGCGGCAGTGGGTCGCCGCCAAGACGCTGCCGACGGTGCAGCAGACCTGGCCCCGGCTCATCGAGGTGGTCGGGCAGCCGTTCCGGCTCGCGGTCGGCCTCGCCGGCAACCTCATCACGACGTTCGGCTACATCCTCGCGTTCGAGGTGTGCCTGCTCGCGTTCAACCAGCACCTGTCCCTGGTGCAGGTCGCGATCGTCTACCTGGCGGGCAACACCGCCGGCTCGATCGCCCCGACGCCCGGCGGCATCGGCACCACCGAGATCGCCCTCGCGGGCGCGCTGACGGTCATCGGCGTGAACCCCGGCGTCGCCACCTCCGTGGCGGTGCTGTTCCGGGTGCTGACCTACTGGCTGCGCATCCCGGTCGGCTGGGCGTCGATGCGGTACATGCAGCGCGTCGGCGAGCTCTGA